The Pseudomonadota bacterium region TTGTCGACCAAGCCCTTCATGGGCGCGGTGACATCGCCCGAGCAAGCGACAGACAGCATCGAAATGGCGCGCCTGGTGTTCGGCGACACAACCCTCGACACCCACGCGGTGATGCAGGCCAACATCAACGTGAACTCCCCGCTGGTGTTCGACCACACCATGTCGGCGGCCCTGCGGGTCTACGCTGAGGCCAACCAGTGCGTTTGCGTCTCGCCCGCGGTGTTCGCCGGCGCGATGGGACCGCTGTCGCCGGCGGCGGTCGCCGCGCAGACCCTCGCCGAGGCCTCGGTCGGCATCGCGCTCGCACAACTGGTACGCCCGGGATGTCCAGCGGTGCTAGGCAGCTTTCACGCGGCGATGAACCTGCGGTCCGGCGCGCTCACCTTCGGGTCACCGGAAGCCAACCTCGCCACACTCATCCTGGCACAGCTCGGCTACCGGCTCGGCGTGCCGGTGCGCGCCGGTGGTGGGCAAGTGACCGCGGCAAACGCACCGGACGGACAGGCCATGCAGGACAGCGCAGACGCGCTGTGGGCGACGTTGCTCTCCGGCAGCCACCAGGTCTGGCACGCCGCCGGCTGGCTCGAAGGCGGCCTCACCTTGTCCTACGAGAAGTTCGTGCTGGACCTCGACCACTGCGGCGCAATGATGACGCTACTGCAGGGCGTACAGGTCGACGGCGACAGCTTCGCACGCGAGGCGTACCGCGAAGCCGGGCCTGGCAACACCTTCCTGTCCACCGCGCACACCCTGCGCCACTGCGCCACCGCGAACTTCGAACCCGTCATCCCGGAACCGGGTGCCTTCGAAACCTGGCGTGAGCAAGGCAACCCCACCGCCGACCAGCGCGCCACCGCCGCGTGGCAAGAGATGCTCGCGCGCTACACCCAACCCGACATCGCCCCGTCGCTTGCGACGGCACTCGACGACTTCATTCACGCGCGCAAAGCCGCGCTTCCCGATGCCTGGCACTAGGAGACCCTCGTCATGTCCGACACACTGAACCGCACCTCCGCCCTCGCGTCCCGACACCGCGCGCTCGGCTCCGATCTCGAAGACTGGAATGGCATGGGCACCGCGTGGTCGTACCACACCGATCCGCGCGACGAGCACGACGCCGTGCGTGAGCGTGCCGGCATGTTCGACATGTCGCCTTTGAAGAAACAGGTCGTTCGCGGGCCGGACGCTCAAGCGGTGCTCGATCACCTGACCACCCGCGACATGGCCCGTCTCACGCCGGGCCGCGCCGCGTACGTCAGCGTGCTGACCGAGACAGGCACGCTCGCCGACGACGCCATCGTCTCAAACTGCGGAGACGACACCTGGTGGGTCGTGCACGGGTCTGGCGACACCGCTGCGTTGTTGCAGGCGTCAGCGCAGGGCAGAAACGTGTCGGTTCAGCTCGACGACGACCTGCACAACGTGTCGGTGCAGGGGCCGGCGTCACTCGAGACACTGAACCCGCACTGCGACATCGACCTCGCCGCCCTCGCCTACTTCGACCACGCACCCGCCGCCCTCTTCGGCCACCCGTGCCGCCTCTCGCGCACCGGCTACTCCGGCGAGCGCGGCTACGAAGTCTTTGCCAGCGCGTCACACATCGGGCCGATCTGGGATGCGCTGGTCGACGCGGGCGTGATGCCGTGTTCATTCACGGCGCTCGACGCACTCCGGATCGAAGCCGGCCTGCTGTTCTACGGCTACGATATGACCGACGAGCACACGCCGTGGGAGGCTGGCCTCGGGTTCACGGTCAACACCGGCAAGTCCGACTTCCGCGGCAAGGCCGCGGTGGTCGCAGCCCAAGGCCGGGAACGCGTGCGCAACGTCACACTGCGGGTGGACCACTCCGCGGCGTTGACCGGCGGCGAAACCCTGGTTGCAGCGGACGTCGATGTCGGGGTCGTGAACAGCCCCTGCTTCTCACACCGACTGAACGCCTCGCTCGCACTCGCCCATGTGCGGCCGGACATTGCCGACGGCGCGGTGTTACAGGTGTCTGGCGACGGGTTGCAGACCACAGCCACAGTGGTTGCAAGCCCGGTACACGACCCCGAAAAACAGCGAACGCACGCGCGCTGAACCAGTCGATCCATGGCGCCCGGTGCAGCGCCGACGGCTGAGACACCCGCGCGCCGTCACACAGCGTGCGGCGTGCTCACAGGGTGTCGCGTGGCACAGCGCCGCCGAAGAAGGCGTCGACGTTGTCGAGCGCCCGAAACCCCATCGCGTCGCGCGTCTGCACCGTGGCACTGCCGATGTGCGGCAGCATGAAGACGTTGTCGAAGCGGGCAAAGGCGGGATTGCCGCCCGGTTCGGTCGCGAAGCAATCGAGGCCCGCGCCCGCGAGGTGACCACTGTCGAGCGCGTCGATCAGCGCGGCTTCGTCGACCAGCGCACCGCGCGCGGTGTTGACCACCACGGCCCCTCGCGGCAGGCACGCCAGGCGCGCCGCGTTCAGGATACCGGCCGTATCCGGGGTTGCCGGACAGTGCAGTGAGAGGAAATCCGAGACCGCCAGCAGGCTGTCGAGCGTCTCGTGAAAGCGCGCGCCGTGCTCGCGCTCAGCCGGCACACGCGAGCGGTTGTGGTAGTGGACGTCCATGCCGAAGCCACGCGCCTTCTCGGCAAAGGCCTGCCCGACGCGCCCCATGCCGACAATACCGAGCCGCGCGCCAGTGACCTGCTTGCCGACCATGAAACTCGGCGACCAGGTGTCCCAGGCACCGGAGCGCACCAGGCGGTCGCCTTCGACGGCGCGCCGCGCAGCGCCGAGCATCAGCAGCATGGCGATCTCGGCGGTCGCGTCACTCAGCACATCGGGGGTGTTGGTGACGGTGATGCCGCGCGCAGCCAGTGCCCCGAGGTCGCAGTGGTCGACACCAACGGAGTGGTTGGCGACAAGCTTCAGTCGGTCATCGAGGCGCGCGACCACCTCGGCCGAAAAGTGTTCGGAGTGACACGGCACCACGGCGTCGACCTCGGCACTCATGCGCACGATGTCGTCGGCACTGCTCAGGCCGTCTTCCCAGTTGATCACGCAGTCGTAGTCACGCTGCGCGCGTTCAAGCGTCGCGTCGGACAGGCGCCGCGGAAACCAGAGCCGTGGGCGGCTCATTGGGGCTTCTTGCGCACGGTTTCGTCCCAGAAGTCGTAGAGCGCAAGGGCGATGACAAAGACGGCAATGATCATGAACGGCAAGCCGCCCCGGAAGCCGGCGAAACCGGTTGAGATCGAATGGGACAGGCCAATGACGAAGGTCATCATCAGGGCCGTGCCGATCAGAGCCACGAGGATGTGAACGGAACGAGACATGATACGGTCCTCAGGTGTGGGCGCCTTGAAGGGTGCGCTGAACCCACGCGGCGGTGCGCAGCAGACGGTCGTCTTCCTCCGCGCCGCCAATCAGTTGAACGCCGACCGGCAAGCCGTTCTCGCCGACAAGCAACGGCAGGGTCAGCGCAGGCAGTCCGGTGAGACTCCAGATGCGGCAGAACACCGGGTCGCCGGTGCCGCCGGACGACAGCAACGGCGCCTCGCCGGTTGCGGACGGCGCCAGCACCGCGTCGAAGTCGGTGAAATGCTTGGCGAAAAAGGCCTCGGCCGACGCCCGCACGGCTTGTGCGTCTTCGTACTCGGTCTGCGAGATCGCCCGCCCGCGCGCGATCACCGGCGTCAGGCTGTCGCTCAGCAGGTCGGCGTGCGTGTCGATGACCTCGCGCAGGTGCTGACAGAATTCGTACTCGTGGATCGTGAGGTGCACCTCGATCAGGCCACTGAGGCTGTCGGCAACGGGCAGCCGTGTCACCCGCGCGCCGAGCGCGTCGATCACGGCCTCGAGCCCCTCGCGTGCGTCCGGTGCAAGCTGGTCGTGAAAGGGAAACTCGAAATAGGCGATGTCGGGATCGACCGGCACCTCGGCGCGGGCCCCGGCCAGGAGATCCGGCCGTGCCCGCGGCAGGCTGCTCGCGTCGCGGGGATCGAAGCTGCCAATTGCTTGAGTCAACAGCGCGAGGTCGTCGAGCGAGCGCGCGAAGGTGCCAAGGTGGTCGAGGGTCTCGGAGGTCTTGAGCACGCCCGTGCGCGAGAGCATGCCGCGCGTCGGCTTGAAGCCGTAGAGCCCGCAGTACGACGCGGGTCGGATGACCGAGCCACCGGTTTGTGAACCGACGGCTAGCGGCACCTGACACGCCGCCACCGCCGCTGCCGAGCCGCTCGACGAGCCACCGGGCGAGCGAGTCGGGTCGTGCGGGTTGAGGGTATCGCACGGGTGAACGAAGGCGAGTTCAGTGGTTTTGGTCTTGCCAAGCACGACCGCGCCGGCTTCGCGCAGGCGGTTGACGATCTCGGCGTCGTCGTCCGGCGTGCGCCCCGCAAACACCGCCGAACCGCGTTCGGTCGGCAGGGTGCGGGTGTCGACGATGTCCTTCAGTGCCACCGGCACGCCCTGCAGGGCGCCCGTGGCCCGGCCGGACTTGCGCACGCGGTCGGCCTCCTGCGCCTGCGACAGCGCCTCCTCCGCGTCGAGGCAGGCCCAGGCGTTCAGCGGGTCGTCGCCGATCTGCGCCAGGCAGGCCGTGACCAGACGCTCTGACGACAGCCGGCCCTCGAGGATCGCGTCGCGCGCCTCGAGTGCGCCCAGCGTGTGCAGCTCGCCGCGCATCAGGGGATGTACACCCCGAAGAGGTAATCCGGCAGCCAGAGCGCGATACCCGGAAACTGGTACATCAACACCATGCACAGGATGACGATGCCGAGGTACGGCATCAGGCCCCTGAAGATTTCCATCAGTTCGATCTTCCCTTTCAACACCCCCTTGAGGTAGTAGGCGCTCATGGCCATCGGTGGCGTGAGGAAGGAGGTCTGCAGGTTCAAGGCAACCAACATGGCAAAGAAGTAGGGGTTCACGCCGAAGGTGTCGAGCATGGGCAGGAAGATCGGCACGAAGATGATCAGGATCTCCGACCATTCGAGCGGCCACCCGAGCAGGAAGATGATCAGTTGCGCCATCACGAGGAACTGCCAGGGCTGCAGGTTCATCGAGACGAACCAGTGCTCGATGATGTCGTGGCCACCGAGGAAGGAGAAGACACTGGCAAAGGTCCAGGAGCCGACGAACAGCCAGCAGACCATCGCCGTGGCCTTGGCGGTGAGAAACACGCTCTCCTTGATCTTGGTCCAGGTCAGCGAGCGGTAGAGCGCGGCCAGCACCAGGCCACCCAGCGCCCCCATCGCCGCGGCTTCGGCAGGTGTTGCGAGCCCGCCGAGGATCGAGCCGAGCACCAGCATGATCAGCACCGTCAACGGCACGAAGCTCACCAGCAGATCGAGGTAGATCTTGGCCGCCGGCGGCACGTCCTCGTCGCGCGGCCGTGGTGCAATGGCCGGGTTGAGCCAGACCCGGATCATCACGAACACGATGTACATGCCGGCGAGCAGCAGGCCCGGAAACACCGCCGCGGCGTACAGCCGCAACGGCGACAGTTCGGCGATCGCCGCGTAGACGATCAGCATGATCGACGGGGGGATCAGAATGCCAAGCGTGCCACCCGCGCAGATGACACCGGAGGCAAAAGATTTCTGGTAGCCGGCGTTGGCCATCGCGGGGTAGGCGAGCAGGCCCATCAGCGTCACCACCGCGCCGACAATACCCGACGCGGTTGAAAACACCGCGCAGGTCAGCAGCGCCGCGATGGCGAGCGAACCCGGCAGGTTGCGCGCGGCCATGTACAGCGAGTAGAACAGGCGGTCGACGATGTTTGCACGTTCGACCACGTACCCCATGAACAGAAACAGGGGTATCGCCACAAGCGTGTCGTTTTCCATCACCGAATAGGTGTTCTGATTCAGCAGATAGAAAATGTTGTTGTCGAAGAGGTCGGCAATGCTCTCGGCATCACCGGAGTAGTAGGCGTAATAGCCAAAACCAACACCCATCGCCAGCAGGGTGAAGGCGATGGGAAAGCCGAGCAGCACGAGCACGATGAACAGGCTCAGCATCAATATGGCAACTTGGGGATCAGTCATCTCTGCGCTTCCAGCCGTCAGTCTTTCGCGCCGCTGAGCTCGGGCTCGGCGTCGTCGTCGTCAAGGTCCATCAACCGGTCTTCGGTCTCGCGGACGTCAGCAAGCCGCTCCAGCCACACGCCGGACCGCATCGCCATCCAGCACCGCAGCATCTCGGCAAAGCCCTGGAACATCAGCAGAAGGCCGGCGACCGGGATCAGTGTCTTGAAGAAGTAGATCTGGATGCGCGCCGGGCTGTTCCAGCTCACTTCCTTGTAACGCCAGCTGTCGGAAGCGATCTCCCAGCCGTACCAGAACAGCGCCATCATGCCGGGGAAGAAAAAGAGGATGTAGAGCACGAAGTCGATGCGCGCCTGCCACTTCACCGAGAACAGCCGATAGAGCACATCACCGCGCACGTGTGCATCCTGGGCGAGTGCGTACGGGCCTGCCATCAAAAAGAGCGCGCCGTACATCTGCACCATCATGTCGAACGCCCACACGGTGGGGGCGTTGAGCACATAGCGCACGAAAACCTCGTAACTGACGCTCAAGGTCAGAATCAAGATGCACCACCCGAAGGCCCGCCCAACCCACTGGCTGAGCCCCTCGATGGCGTGAATGAATTTAACCACCTGCCCGCCCTTTCATCCGGTTTCAAAACGGGGGGACCGCCACGCGGGCGGTCCCCAATCGATCACAACGTCGCCGTATCAGCCGAAGTAGTGGCTGTAGGCCAGCTTGTAATCCGGCTGGTTGAGGTTGAGGTAGTTCATGACGTTCTTCGCGTAGGCCTTCTGGCTCTCGACCACCTTGGCAAAGAATTCGTCTTCCCCGGAAATGCGGTCAACCACGATGTCCCAGGCCTTGAGCTGTTCAGCCATGACACTGTCCGGCGTGCGGTAGACGTTGACGCCCTGCTCGTCGCGCAGGGTGGTCAGGTCGTCGGCGTAGCGCTTGGTGTTGTGCCAGTAGAAGTTCGAGTTTTCGGCTTCACTCGCGTACTTCAGGATGGCCTTGAGCTCGTCGGGCAGTTTGTCGTACTTCTTCCTGTTGAAGGTGACCTCGAAGAACTCCTGGCTCTGGTGGAAGGACGCGAGGTGGTAGTGCTTGGACACGTCCTGCATGCCGAAGTCGCGGTCGGAGGTCGGGTTGTTGAACTCGGCCGCGTCGATCAGGCCGGACTTCATCGCCGGCTGGATTTCGCCACCGGGCAGCTGCACGACCGACATGCCCATCTCGAGCAGGACGTCCGCCGCGAGGCCGACGGTGCGGTATTTCAGGCCGCTCATCTGTGAGGCGTCGGTGATTTCCTCCTTGAACCACCCCATCGGCTGGGCCGGCATGGGCGAGTTGAAGAACGACACCACGTTCAACCCGAGCGAGCCCATGAGCTCGTCGAACAGCTCCTGGCCGCCGCCGTAGTGGACCCAGCCGAGGACTTCCTGGCTGGACCAGCCGAAGCAGGGTCCGGTGCCGAACAGCGATGCGGCCTTGGACTTCGAGTACCAGTAGGCCGGCACGTAGTGCGCGGCATCGAGCACCCCGCGGTGCACCGCGTCCTGCATCTGGCTGGTCTTGACGACCGAGTTCACCGGCAGCAGGTCGATGACCAAAGCGCCACCTGACATTTCGTTGACGCGGTTGACGTAGGACTGCGCGTTCTCGAGGAAGATGCCGCCGCCCCACGCGGCCTGCATTTTCAGGGTGACGCTCTTGCCTTCGGCGATGGCGGGCGCGCTGATGGTCGCCGCGGTGGCGGCGGCTGCCGTCGCGGCGGTGCCCTTCAGGAATTTTCTACGGTTGACTGAATCGGCCATAAAGCCTCCAATTGGGTTGGCGAGTAAACGTTGCCACGGCCGCGCGAAGCAGGACCGGTGTGGCCGGCCTCTTCCAACGGAACACCGTGCGACCGCAGGCCCGCAAGGGCTCTCGCGCACCACGCGCGTCTCCGCGCGCACCAGGTCGGGGCAACCTGCACTTTATGACGGAAAACGCACGATAAGTACACTGTTATTTCAGGCGAAGTGTGGTGTGCGCGGTATCACACCGCGCCCGCATCGCGGCCGATGTCAGGGTCTCGGCCCGACACGTGCCACCCGGATGCGCCCCGTGCGGACGACTTGAGAAGGCCACCTCCGACCGCGTGGCCAGTCGGCTGGGCGGTCGCCTGAGAGTAAGCCAATCGGGCGGCACACCTGCGGTTCGCCGGTGTGCGCTCAGTTGCGGTGCTTGTCGAGAAAGGGCTGCAGCCGCTCGAGCAGGCGATCCTGCTTGGCCATGCCCTCCTGCATGCCGATCTGCGCTGCCTCCTGCATCAGGCCCGACGACGCGTCGAGGAATTTCTGCCCGGTGGGCGATTCGTAAAAGGTGATCACGTCGCGCAGTTCCTGCTCGGAAAACACGTCCGCGTAGAGGCCCACCATTCTGTCGGCAATCGCGTCACGGTCGAAGTCCTCGCGGAACCATGCACGGTAGATGTTCTTCAGCTCTTCCTTTTCCGCCGAGTTGAGCTGAAGTTGTGCGGCCATGTTCTCGACCACCGGCAGCATGGCCTCGAAGCCGCCGTTCATCTGCTTGTCGAGCCCCATGACCGCGAACATGCGCTCGATCAGGGCGGTCTTGTCGCCGTCCGCCGCGTGCAGAGGCGCCACCGCCAAGGCTGCCACCAGGGCGATCTGCGTGATGATCCGTTTCACAAGCGTGCCTCCTGACGCGAAACCTGCCGTACGCAGCACCCTACTCCGCCCGCCACAGCACCGCAACGCGGCTACGGCACGGCATCGACGGCCTGACGGATGAAAGGCGAAAGCGTCGGCGCCGACGGCAGCAGTCGCGTGGTCTCGTCGAAGTCCGCGTCCGGGTTGTAGGGCACCGTCGCGCGAGACGGCAGGTGTTCGAGCGCCTCGACCCAGTGCGATCGGTGGAGTTCGAGCGTTGCGAGGCCCTCCTCGGCCCCCTCGATGAACGCGACCCCACCCACACCGTGCAGGACGACCGGCGAGAGCACCTCGAAGCCGAGATAGCGAAACGGGAACAGCAGCGGCCACAACAACAGCGCCGTGTCCCCCTCACGCCCGTTGTGGGCGCAAGCGTGCGCGCTCGCACCGGTCGTCACGCAGAACAGCACCCGTTTGCCCGCGCAGGTGCCGCGGTCGTACCGCTGGGCGCTCCGGTAAAGCTTGCCGTAAACGAACACGCGGTCCATCCAGCCCTTGAACATCGCCGGCGCCCCGAACCACCAGAGCGGAAAGTGCACCACGACCAGCTCACTGGCCTCGATGTGCTCGATCTCTGCGCCGACGTCCACCGGCAGCGCACCCTGGTCCGCGCTGTGGCGTTGCTCACTCTGGGTGTGAAAGAAATCGAGATCAGACCGTCCGTGAAAGTGCCGTGCCCCTTCGACCGGGTCGAAGCCCATCGAATACAAGTCCGACATGGAAGTCTGCCACCCGGCTTGTTCCAGCGTAGCCGCACTGAGCGCCGCTAATTGCGCATTGAACGACCGGGGTTCGGGGTGGGCAAGGACGATGTGTGCGCGCATGGGACCTGCGGGGTGTGGAGCGGGCGCTCAGGGTAGCCCGGCGCCCGGGTGGACGCCAACGCCACTCAGCCGCGCGGGGCGAGTGGCGGCACGCCGAGCAAAGCGGCTTCCCGGTTGAGCGCCAGCACGGTGGCATCGGGCAGTGCGATGCCCTCGACCCGGTGGCGGGCCTCGGCGCCGGCTTCCAATTCACCCGGGTAGTGCACGGCCTCGACCCCGGGCGCGGTGGGCGTCGCTTTGAGGCGATCGATGTACCGCTCCATGTCCGCGTTGAAGTCGGCCAGCGGCCGGCACGCCGCGATGTCGAGCGCGATCATCAGGTGGCCGACGCCGCTGTCGCCGTCCGGCTCGTAAGGACCGACCACGTCTTCGCCAAAGCGGCTGCCACTCAAGACCCCTGAGAGTACGTCCATCAGGGTCGCAATCGCGTAGCCCTTGTGCCCCGCCATGGGCAGGATGGTGCCCGCGATGCCCGCGGCCGGGTCGGTGGTGGGCTGGCCCTCGGCGTCCATCGCCCAGCCGAGGGGAATCGGCTCGCCGCGCTGCTGCGCGACGTAGAGCTTGCCGCGCGCGACCGCGGTGTTGGCGATGTCGAGCAGCATCGGCGGATAGCGCCCAGCCGGCGCCGCGACCGACCAGGGGTTGGTGCCCACGCGTTTTTCCAAGCCGCCCCAGGGGGCCATGGCGGGGCTCGCGTTGGTCGAGACCAGCGCGACGCAACCCTGTTGCGCCGCCTGCCGGGTGAAATACATCGCGGTACCAAAGTGCCCTGACTGCCGCACAGCGACTGCGCCGACGCCGAACTGCTTCGCCCGGTCGACGGCCTCTTGCATCGCCGTCTGCGCCACCACCTGGCCGATGCCGTTGTGCCCGTCGACCACCGCCAGCGCGCGCGCGTCGACAACGACCTCGGGTGCGCTGTCCAAGCGCGTCGCCCCGGACACGATCCGCTTGGCGTACCAGAAGGTGCGCAACACACCGTGCGAGGGGTGGCCCCACGCGTCCGCTTGCGCCAGTGAATCGGCAAGCGTCAGCGCCGCTTCAGTCGCCACGCCGAGCGCGCCGTAGACCGCGCTTGCAAAACGGACGAGTTCGTCTTGTGTGTACACGCTCACGCGCCTGGCTCCGGGGCCGCCGGCAACCACACCATCACCACTCGATCGATGCCGACTCCGAAGCCGTCCGGGGTGTGGTTCTCGACTGCGAAGCCCAACCGCGCGTAGAAGCCCATCGTGTGCTGCGAGGTCTCGATCCGCACGGGGGTGTCGGGGTGCTCGACCGCGATCCGCTCCAGGCGGAAGCGCGTGATGCATTGGCCGAGGCCGCGCCGGTGGTGGTCACGCGCCACCATGCCCCAGTTGAGCGACACCCGATCCCCCTCCTTGCCGTAGCCACCGCAGGCCAGCACCGTGTCGCCCGACACCAGCACAAAGTACGGCAATGTGCTCGAGTGCACGTCGAGGTATTCGATGAACGTCGCCCGCTCGTCGTCCGCGAAGTAGCGTCCGAGGTTGCCGTCGAACACGGCCAGACAGCCGGCACGCCAATCGGCGGCGTAGGGTTCGATGTCGTCCACACCGGGTGTTGCTCCAGCCACGGGTCACTCCCCGTCGATCAACTCGGCCCGACGGTAGCACGGGGGCCGCGCTGAGCGTCAGCAGCGCTGCACCCCGAGTCGCCGCAAGCGCGCAGTGACCGACGGCGCCTCGTGTTCGAGCGCCCAGGCGATGCGCTCGCGCGCCGTGTCCGTATAGGCTGGGTGTGCTTGCCCCAACCGGTGCAACGCGCCGTAGGCCCACGCGCGCACGAAGGTCCGATCGTGTTCGAGCTGCGCGAGGACATAGGCTGTGACCGTCGCAGCGTGGGCGTCTGGCACGTCGATGTAGGGCAGACACTGGAGCAGGTGCAAGCGCGCCGGCCAGTCGACGAGCGACGGCAGGCAGTCGATCAACTGCGTGCATTGGCCCGCGGTGAGCGCGACGCCTTCGTCACAGCAGCGCTTGAGCAACCAGGTGGCGCTGTTCTGCTGATCGGGCTCGGCGAGCAAGGCGATCAGGCTGTCGGCGATGCTGCCAGTCGCAGACCACCGGCTGTAGAACGCCTCGAGCGCCGCTGTGGAACTGCCATCCCAGGCCGGAAGTTCAGGTGCACATGCCATCTTGTACTTCACGCTTCCCGTGCGAGCACCGCCACGCGCTGAGGACCGGCCTGCAGTGTACACTCGGGTTGTTGCCCCTTCTCAGAGCGAACGGAATCCATGGCGACAACCCCTTGTGTGGTGTTTTTTGCCGACCTCGCCGACAGCGTGCATTTATACGACACGGTCGGCGATGCCACCGCGCGCGAACACGTACAAGCGGTGCAACGGCTACTCGGCGAGCGCATCGCCGCTTTCGATGGCAACGTGCACCAGATCGTCGGCGATGAGCTCATGGTGTGTTTCGCAGACGCTGATCGCGCGCTCGCGTGCTCGGTGGCGTTGCACCACGACGCGCAACAATACAGCCATGCACATGGCGCAAGGCTGCAACTGCGAATCGGCATGCACTACGGCGAGGTCATCACCGACACCACGGAAAACCGACTCTTTGGCGACACCGTCAACCTTGCCTCCCGCGTCAACGGCATCGCCCAGGCTGAGCAGACCATCCTCACCGAAGCGCTGCTGCAACGTGCGTCGCCAACCTGGCTGACCAGCGTGCGGCAGTTCGATGAGACGCGCGTGAAAGGCAAGACGGAGTTGCTCAAGGTGTTCGACCTGCCCTGGCAAACCGAGGAACTGACGACCATCGTCACCGCCCGGACGGACGTCCCGCAGCCCGTAGACGGCCACCGCTTGATGCTGCACTACCGGGGGCGTGACCACGATCTCAGTGGCCTGATCGGCGCCTTTTCTATCGGGCGGGCACTGACCAACGACCTCGTGGTCACGGCCGAGTCAGTGTCACGCCGCCATGTGACGATCGAACGCGTGCGAGACCATTTCGTGCTCAGTGACAAGAGCACCAACGGCACCCACTTGCTCACCCACGAGGGCAATACGATGTACCTTCGGCGCGAGCAATGGCCGATGTCGGGCCACGGCAGTCTTGCGCTCGGCGCGCCGCCAGACCAAAACGCCGACCACACCCTTCGCTTTCACTGCGGCGTCATGGAACCGAGCTGAACACGGTGCCGCGCGCTCGGGTGTGCCCATTCAGCGACCACAGACACTGAGCTCGCGCGCGTCGCCGAGGTATTGGAGACGCCGAGTGGCATCGAAGCCTGGCAGTCCGATGACGCAGGCCCGGTGGGGGTCCATCACGTCCCAGAGCTGCACTGTGCCGTCGTCACCGGCGGTTGCCACGCGCGTGCCGTCGGCGTGCACCTGCAGCCGCCAGATCGCCCGACGGTGCGCCTTGATCGGCGACGCCAGGCGGCGCGCGGTTTCGAGGTCCCACCAGTGCAAGTGGCCCTTGCGGTCCGTTGCGACCAGCGTCACGCCGTCAGCGAGAAACCCGACATTGGTCGCGCCACCAGCATGACCGGTCAGGCGCGCGATGCGCTCACCGGTTTCGGTTGCGTAGAGCGACACGATCTCGTCACCAGACGCCGCCGCCAATACCGCGTTGTCCGCGCTGAGCGCAACGCTCCAGACCGTATCGCGTCCGCCCGAGA contains the following coding sequences:
- a CDS encoding TRAP transporter substrate-binding protein; protein product: MADSVNRRKFLKGTAATAAAATAATISAPAIAEGKSVTLKMQAAWGGGIFLENAQSYVNRVNEMSGGALVIDLLPVNSVVKTSQMQDAVHRGVLDAAHYVPAYWYSKSKAASLFGTGPCFGWSSQEVLGWVHYGGGQELFDELMGSLGLNVVSFFNSPMPAQPMGWFKEEITDASQMSGLKYRTVGLAADVLLEMGMSVVQLPGGEIQPAMKSGLIDAAEFNNPTSDRDFGMQDVSKHYHLASFHQSQEFFEVTFNRKKYDKLPDELKAILKYASEAENSNFYWHNTKRYADDLTTLRDEQGVNVYRTPDSVMAEQLKAWDIVVDRISGEDEFFAKVVESQKAYAKNVMNYLNLNQPDYKLAYSHYFG
- a CDS encoding DUF2059 domain-containing protein, which codes for MKRIITQIALVAALAVAPLHAADGDKTALIERMFAVMGLDKQMNGGFEAMLPVVENMAAQLQLNSAEKEELKNIYRAWFREDFDRDAIADRMVGLYADVFSEQELRDVITFYESPTGQKFLDASSGLMQEAAQIGMQEGMAKQDRLLERLQPFLDKHRN
- a CDS encoding NAD(P)H-dependent oxidoreductase — translated: MRAHIVLAHPEPRSFNAQLAALSAATLEQAGWQTSMSDLYSMGFDPVEGARHFHGRSDLDFFHTQSEQRHSADQGALPVDVGAEIEHIEASELVVVHFPLWWFGAPAMFKGWMDRVFVYGKLYRSAQRYDRGTCAGKRVLFCVTTGASAHACAHNGREGDTALLLWPLLFPFRYLGFEVLSPVVLHGVGGVAFIEGAEEGLATLELHRSHWVEALEHLPSRATVPYNPDADFDETTRLLPSAPTLSPFIRQAVDAVP
- a CDS encoding Ldh family oxidoreductase, translated to MSVYTQDELVRFASAVYGALGVATEAALTLADSLAQADAWGHPSHGVLRTFWYAKRIVSGATRLDSAPEVVVDARALAVVDGHNGIGQVVAQTAMQEAVDRAKQFGVGAVAVRQSGHFGTAMYFTRQAAQQGCVALVSTNASPAMAPWGGLEKRVGTNPWSVAAPAGRYPPMLLDIANTAVARGKLYVAQQRGEPIPLGWAMDAEGQPTTDPAAGIAGTILPMAGHKGYAIATLMDVLSGVLSGSRFGEDVVGPYEPDGDSGVGHLMIALDIAACRPLADFNADMERYIDRLKATPTAPGVEAVHYPGELEAGAEARHRVEGIALPDATVLALNREAALLGVPPLAPRG
- a CDS encoding GNAT family N-acetyltransferase — protein: MAGATPGVDDIEPYAADWRAGCLAVFDGNLGRYFADDERATFIEYLDVHSSTLPYFVLVSGDTVLACGGYGKEGDRVSLNWGMVARDHHRRGLGQCITRFRLERIAVEHPDTPVRIETSQHTMGFYARLGFAVENHTPDGFGVGIDRVVMVWLPAAPEPGA
- a CDS encoding adenylate/guanylate cyclase domain-containing protein codes for the protein MATTPCVVFFADLADSVHLYDTVGDATAREHVQAVQRLLGERIAAFDGNVHQIVGDELMVCFADADRALACSVALHHDAQQYSHAHGARLQLRIGMHYGEVITDTTENRLFGDTVNLASRVNGIAQAEQTILTEALLQRASPTWLTSVRQFDETRVKGKTELLKVFDLPWQTEELTTIVTARTDVPQPVDGHRLMLHYRGRDHDLSGLIGAFSIGRALTNDLVVTAESVSRRHVTIERVRDHFVLSDKSTNGTHLLTHEGNTMYLRREQWPMSGHGSLALGAPPDQNADHTLRFHCGVMEPS